GGAAAATTCTTGATTCCAGAGGTAATTTCACAATTGAAGTTGACATTTATACTAGGCTGGGACTTGGCAGAGTGGCAGCGCCAAGTGGTGCAAGCACAGGTAAATATGAAGTTGTTGCCTTTCCTGATGGAGGGGTTGACAGGGCCATTATTGAAGTTGAAGAAACAATAGCACCTGAACTCAGAGGTATGGATGCCTCAAATCAGTATGAGGTTGACTCTATTCTCAGCGAGCTTGATGGCACTGGGAACTTCTCAAATATAGGTGGAAATACTGCTGTTGCTGTGTCTCTTGCCACTGCAAAGGCTGCTGCAGCCAGTTATGGTTTACCCCTTTATCAGTTTCTGGGTGGGAGTCTTTCAAGTGAACTGCCCTATCCTATTGGTAATGTAATTGGCGGCGGTGTCCATGCCCAGAAGGCTACTGATATTCAGGAATTTCTTGTTATACCTGTAGGTGCCAGAGATATTACCGAAGCAGTTGCCACCAATGCTCTTGTGCACAGGAAGATTAAAGAATACATAGCAAAAAAATACAACTCCAATCTTGGCAAGGGTGATGAAAGTGCCTGGGCACCTGACCTGGGTGATAGAGAGGCACTTGATATTCTTGTAGATGTCTGTGATAATGTTAAAAGTGAAACAGGTGTTGGAGTTCGTATAGGTATAGATGTTGCAGCCAGCGAGCTATACAGTGAAAAGAAGAAAGTTTATATTTATAAGCGAGAAGGTAAGGAAAGAAGTACAGAGGAGCAGATTGATTATATAGTAGACCTTGTGGGAGAATATAATCTCTTCTTTGTGGAAGACCCTCTTGATGAGGATGATTTTGAAGCCTTTGGAAAGCTTACCTCTCGGGTTGACTGTATAGTGTGCGGTGATGATTTATATGTTACAAATGTTGATAGAATCGAGAGGGGCATAGAACTCAATTCAACTAATGCAGTTCTTATAAAGCCCAATCAATGCGGTACACTTTCTGGAACTTATAAAGCTGTTAACCTTGCCAAAAAGGAGAAGATGACACCTGTAATTTCCCATCGCTCTGGTGAAACTACAGATGATACTATAGCTCACCTTGCTGTAGCCTTTGGAATACCAATAATTAAGGCAGGCACAGTGGGTGGCGAGAGAATTGCAAAGTTGAATGAACTTATCAGGATTTCAGAAGAATTAGGTGGAAGAGCCCGAATGGCAGTATTACCTAAATTATAAGGAGGAATGGAATGGAAACAAAGCTTACCAACCTTGATAACTATCTTGCTGCAGGAATCCATATAGGTACCCAGCAGAAGACTGCAGATATGAAGAATTATATATATAAAGTCAGACCTGATGGTCTTTATGTTCTTGATGTTAAAGCTACTGATGAGAGAATTTTTCTGGTAGCAAAGTTTCTTGTCAGATTCAATCCAGAAAAGATTCTTGTGGTATCAAGAAGGCAGTATGGTCAGAAGCCTATAGAAAAGTTTGCTAAATTAGTAGGATGCATGCATGTTTCAGGAAGATTTATACCTGGGACACTTACAAATCCAAATTTTGAAGACTTCATAGAACCTGAAGTGCTTGTTGCAACTGACCCTAGGAGTGATGAGCAGGCTCTTAAAGAAGCAGCTGATATAGGTATTCCTGTTGTTTCTCTGTGTGATACTGATAATTCTGCCTCGGGTGTTGACATTATAATCCCCACCAACAATAAAGGTAAGAAAGCCTTAAATATAATTTACTGGATTCTTGCCAGAGAAATTTTTAAAGCAAGAGGAAAGGATGTTGAGAACTTTATTCCGCTGGAAGAATTTGCAGAGGATTAACTCCTTCTCT
The genomic region above belongs to archaeon BMS3Bbin15 and contains:
- the rpsB gene encoding 30S ribosomal protein S2 translates to METKLTNLDNYLAAGIHIGTQQKTADMKNYIYKVRPDGLYVLDVKATDERIFLVAKFLVRFNPEKILVVSRRQYGQKPIEKFAKLVGCMHVSGRFIPGTLTNPNFEDFIEPEVLVATDPRSDEQALKEAADIGIPVVSLCDTDNSASGVDIIIPTNNKGKKALNIIYWILAREIFKARGKDVENFIPLEEFAED
- the eno gene encoding enolase → MNPDLIEDVVARKILDSRGNFTIEVDIYTRLGLGRVAAPSGASTGKYEVVAFPDGGVDRAIIEVEETIAPELRGMDASNQYEVDSILSELDGTGNFSNIGGNTAVAVSLATAKAAAASYGLPLYQFLGGSLSSELPYPIGNVIGGGVHAQKATDIQEFLVIPVGARDITEAVATNALVHRKIKEYIAKKYNSNLGKGDESAWAPDLGDREALDILVDVCDNVKSETGVGVRIGIDVAASELYSEKKKVYIYKREGKERSTEEQIDYIVDLVGEYNLFFVEDPLDEDDFEAFGKLTSRVDCIVCGDDLYVTNVDRIERGIELNSTNAVLIKPNQCGTLSGTYKAVNLAKKEKMTPVISHRSGETTDDTIAHLAVAFGIPIIKAGTVGGERIAKLNELIRISEELGGRARMAVLPKL